A genome region from Dreissena polymorpha isolate Duluth1 chromosome 16, UMN_Dpol_1.0, whole genome shotgun sequence includes the following:
- the LOC127861675 gene encoding uncharacterized protein LOC127861675 — translation MQWHATDAVSVHVCKSASVATIIDRCYVSNQTLCHSNQATEQQTTKLICHNNVACSWCEIVDLLCANKLEATHIRVTTNPACNTTLQVLGSQQRIALTTTHSPAYFETHFFAAAQHGIDDLLYSANRSGATVDEMKKIYSKQDHAQKSYVRNTKCWAYPLDLTSISPWNSNGGIRKAGVLISPRHALWVRHYSMSVNTITQVGKAISMYNSILHTLYITSLGKRTSITLFNI, via the exons TTTCAGTACATGTGTGCAAGTCAGCCAGTGTGGCTACCATAATTGACAGGTGTTACGTCTCGAACCAGACGTTGTGTCATAGCAACCAGGCGACAGAGCAGCAAACAACCAAATTAATTTGTCACAATAATGTAGCCTGTAGTTG GTGTGAAATCGTTGACCTCCTTTGCGCTAATAAACTAGAGGCGACGCACATCCGGGTTACAACGAATCCAGCGTGCAACACGACCCTTCAAGTACTTGGTTCCCAACAGCGGATCGCTCTCACCACTACACATTCCCCAGCTTATTTTGAG ACACACTTCTTCGCTGCAGCACAACACGGAATAGATGACCTTTTGTACTCAGCTAATCGGTCGGGTGCCACAGTTGACGAAATGAAGAAGATATATTCAAAACAGGATCATGCTCAAAAGAGTTATGTTCGGAACACAAAGTGCTGGGCATATCCGCTTGATTTAACCTCCATATCGCCGTGGAATAGTAATGGTGGCATCAGGAAAGCTGGAGTGCTGATAAGCCCTAGACACGCGCTGTGGGTGCGTCACTATAGCATGTCCGTCAACACAATCACTCAGGTTGGAAAGGCAATCTCTATGTATAACTCAATATTACACACACTTTATATTACTAGTTTAGGCAAGCGCACTTCAATCACACTGTTTAATATATAG
- the LOC127861676 gene encoding uncharacterized protein LOC127861676 gives MQTLKKAVLIDRHNNVVDRKITRSQRVPVNGSDFSSGYDMVVGELDSDVPSSISFAKVMPRNLTKILPPFHNVPVMDTDFEEKALVADLRLESGNMVWLTRPETSSIRNLFYEDKISGDSGNPVFLAVKNELVLMFMFTYGGAGSGTSVTAHFGDINNILANWGSTYRLTEMDLTSFAETGHVNIPSIIG, from the exons ATGCAAACTCTTAAAAAGGCGGT ATTAATTGATCGCCATAACAACGTCGTGGATCGTAAAATAACTCGATCGCAACGGGTTCCTGTTAATGGATCTGATTTCTCAAGCGGTTATGACATGGTTGTTGGCGAACTTGACAGCGATGTGCCGAGTTCGATATCTTTCGCAAAAGTCATGCCAAGAAACCTTACCAAAATATTACCTCCATTTCACAATGTACCAGTGATGGACACAGATTTTGAGGAGAAGGCTTTAGTGGCTGATTTGAGACTTGAGAGTGGAAACATGGTATGGTTGACACGCCCGGAAACGTCGTCCATTCGTAACCTCTTTTACGAAGACAAAATCTCGGGCGATAGCGGAAATCCTGTTTTCCTCGCTGTGAAGAATGAGCTGGTGCTCATGTTCATGTTTACGTACGGAGGCGCTGGGTCGGGGACATCTGTAACTGCTCACTTTGGTGATATCAACAACATCCTTGCAAACTGGGGTTCAACGTATCGCCTTACGGAAATGGACCTCACGAGTTTTGCAGAAACCGGACATGTTAACATACCAAGTATCATCGGCTAG